From a single Phocoena sinus isolate mPhoSin1 chromosome 1, mPhoSin1.pri, whole genome shotgun sequence genomic region:
- the TRIT1 gene encoding tRNA dimethylallyltransferase isoform X2, giving the protein MQVYEGLDIITNKVSAQEQRMCQHHMISFVDPLVTNYTVVDFRNKATALISLGKTATRLGGCKAAQAEKVFFLVTILLSRDIFARDKIPIVVGGTNYYIEALLWKVLVNAKPWEMGTEKVIDQKVELEKEDGHALHKRLSQVDPEMAAKLHPHDKRKVARSLQVFEETGISHSEFLHRQHAEEGGGPLGGPLKFPNPCILWLHAEQTVLDERLDKRVDNMLAAGLLDELRDFHRRYNEKKIVENSQDYQHGIFQSIGFKEFHEYLITEGKCTPETRNQLLKKGIEALKQVTKRYARKQNRWIKNRFLSRPGPSVPPVYGLEVSDVSKWEESVLEPALEIVRSFIQGRKPAATPVKMPSSETENKRSYHMCDLCDRIIIGDREWAAHMKSKSHLHQLKKRRRLDSDAITTIESQSISPDHDKELKEKGSLGQNDEELKSSV; this is encoded by the exons GTTTATGAAGGCCTAGACATCATCACCAACAAGGTTTCTGCCCAGGAGCAGAGAATGTGCCAGCACCACATGATCAGCTTTGTGGATCCTCTTGTGACAAATTACACAGTGGTGGACTTCAGGAACAAAGCAACTGCTCTGATATCCTTAGGAAAGACAGCAACTAGGCTTGGTGGCTGCAAGGCAGCCCAAGCCGAGAAAGTTTTCTTCCTAGTGACAATTCTCCTAAGCAGAG ATATATTTGCCCGAGATAAAATTCCTATTGTCGTGGGAGGAACCAATTATTACATTGAGGCTCTGCTCTGGAAAGTTCTTGTCAATGCTAAG CCCTGGGAGATGGGCACTGAGAAAGTGATTGACCAGAAAGTTGAGCTTGAAAAGGAGGATGGCCATGCGCTCCACAAACGCCTAAGCCAGGTGGACCCAGAAATGGCTGCCAAGCTGCACCCACATGACAAGCGCAAAGTGGCCAG GAGCTTGCAAGTCTTTGAAGAAACAGGAATCTCTCATAGTGAATTTCTTCATCGTCAACATGCAGAGGAAGGTGGTGGTCCCCTTGGAGGCCCTCTGAAGTTCCCTAACCCGTGCATCCTCTGGCTTCATGCTGAACAGACAG TTCTAGATGAGCGCTTGGATAAGAGGGTGGATAACATGCTCGCCGCTGGGCTCTTGGATGAACTAAGAGATTTTCACAGACGCTATAATGAGAAGAAAATTGTGGAAAACAG CCAGGACTATCAACATGGTATCTTCCAATCAATTGGCTTCAAGGAATTTCACGAGTACCTGATCACTGAGGGAAAATGCACACCAGAGACTAGAAACCAGCTCCTAAAGAAAG GTATTGAGGCTCTGAAACAAGTGACTAAGAGATATGCCCGGAAGCAAAACCGATGGATTAAAAACCGTTTTTTGAGCA GACCTGGTCCCAGTGTTCCCCCAGTATATGGCTTAGAAGTGTCTGACGTCTCGAAGTGGGAAGAGTCTGTTCTTGAACCTGCTCTTGAAATTGTGCGAAGTTTCATCCAG ggccGCAAGCCTGCAGCTACTCCAGTAAAGATGCCAAGCAGTGAAACTGAGAACAAGAGAAGTTATCACATGTGTGACCTCTGTGATCGAATCATCATTGGGGACCGTGAATGGGCAG CACACATGAAATCCAAGTCCCACTTGCACCaactgaagaaaagaagaaggttGGACTCAGATGCCATCACTACCATAGAAAGTCAGAGTATTTCCCCAGACCATGATAAAGAGCTTAAAGAAAAGGGATCCCTAGGGCAGAATGATGAAGAGCTGAAATCCAGCGTTTAA